One Sander vitreus isolate 19-12246 chromosome 22, sanVit1, whole genome shotgun sequence DNA segment encodes these proteins:
- the qtrt2 gene encoding queuine tRNA-ribosyltransferase accessory subunit 2 isoform X1: MAGSRMKLELTRVVQGRSRLGVLKGLGRTGQHSLEVPGCLLHTHVGTVPHLTQDTLHTLSNLPSVTQVTLSNIAEHQEVLEEFKDGFRKFAGLHDTVLYCSLHDPATPCPTGYTTNKTVSVWGSGGRIELTVAKFMALQKTVQPDWYQSMADGETWQTNTSRKRVRKSVDRTLAHLDECLLVHQKSQELEGVEMFGVVEGGDILEERVRSARETAKRPVAGFCLDGLQTGSMDQALRSQLITAVTKELPEDKPRLLQGVGQPDEVLACVEAGVDLFESFFPFQVTERGCALCFSFDISLDPELAGRALHAVLGLDEERDTAGETQQNGDFNLEDQTQMTSFEINLKDKRYQDDFRPLVEGCGCYCCKNHQRAYLHHLLVTNELLAGVLLMIHNTAHYHAFFGALREALANDKLDLLKRRILRERGRQT, from the exons ATGGCTGGCAGCAGGATGAAGCTGGAGCTAACCCGTGTGGTTCAGGGAAGAAGTCGGCTGGGTGTACTGAAGGGGCTCGGCAGGACGGGACAGCACTCTCTGGAAGTCCCGGGGtgtctgctgcacacacacgtaGGCACAGTGCCCCACCTCACCCAGGACACACTGCACACCCTGAGCAACCTCCCCTCTGTCACTCAGGTTACCCTGTCGAAtat AGCAGAGCACCAGGAAGTGTTGGAGGAGTTTAAGGATGGATTCAGAAAGTTTGCAG GTCTTCATGATACTGTGTTGTACTGCTCGCTTCACGACCCTGCGACCCCCTGCCCAACAGGTTACACTACTAACAAG ACGGTGTCAGTGTGGGGCAGCGGTGGGCGGATCGAGCTGACAGTGGCCAAGTTTATGGCTCTCCAGAAGACCGTGCAGCCAGACTGGTACCAGAGCATGGCAGACGGAGAGACGTGGCAGACTAACACCTCCCGCAAAAGGGTTCGAAAGTCGGTGGATCGAACTCTCGCCCACTTGGATGAGTGTCTGCTAGTTCACCAAAAatcacag GAGTTGGAGGGAGTGGAGATGTTTGGGGTGGTGGAGGGAGGAGACATCCTGGAAGAGAGGGTGCGCTCAGCCAGGGAGACAGCCAAGAGGCCGGTGGCAGGATTCTGCCTGGACGGCCTGCAGACGGGCTCCATGGACCAGGCCCTGAGGAGCCAGCTCATCACTGCTGTGACCAAAGAGCTGCCTGAGGACAAACCAAG ACTGCTGCAGGGTGTAGGACAACCTGATGAGGTGCTGGCGTGCGTGGAGGCCGGTGTGGACCTGTTTGAGAGTTTCTTCCCCTTCCAGGTGACGGAGCGAGGCTGCGCTCTTTGCTTCAGCTTCGACATTTCCCTGGACCCGGAGCTCGCAGGTAGAGCCCTCCATGCAG TGCTAGGGCTGGATGAAGAGAGGGACACGGCGGGAGAGACGCAACAGAATGGAGATTTTAATCTTGAAGATCAAACGCAGATGACATCCTTTGAGATCAATCTCAAAGACAAAAG GTACCAGGACGACTTCAGGCCCCTGGTGGAGGGGTGTGGCTGCTACTGCTGTAAGAACCACCAGAGAGCGTACCTGCACCACCTGCTGGTGACCAATGAGCTGCTGGCTGGAGTCCTGCTCATGATTCACAACACAGCCCACTATCATGCCTTCTTCGGTGCCCTGAGAGAAGCTCTGGCCAATGATAAACTGGACCTTCTAAAGAGACGGATACTTAGGGaaagaggcaggcagacatAA
- the qtrt2 gene encoding queuine tRNA-ribosyltransferase accessory subunit 2 isoform X2, with amino-acid sequence MAGSRMKLELTRVVQGRSRLGVLKGLGRTGQHSLEVPGCLLHTHVGTVPHLTQDTLHTLSNLPSVTQVTLSNIAEHQEVLEEFKDGFRKFAGLHDTVLYCSLHDPATPCPTGYTTNKTVSVWGSGGRIELTVAKFMALQKTVQPDWYQSMADGETWQTNTSRKRVRKSVDRTLAHLDECLLVHQKSQELEGVEMFGVVEGGDILEERVRSARETAKRPVAGFCLDGLQTGSMDQALRSQLITAVTKELPEDKPRLLQGVGQPDEVLACVEAGVDLFESFFPFQVTERGCALCFSFDISLDPELAVLGLDEERDTAGETQQNGDFNLEDQTQMTSFEINLKDKRYQDDFRPLVEGCGCYCCKNHQRAYLHHLLVTNELLAGVLLMIHNTAHYHAFFGALREALANDKLDLLKRRILRERGRQT; translated from the exons ATGGCTGGCAGCAGGATGAAGCTGGAGCTAACCCGTGTGGTTCAGGGAAGAAGTCGGCTGGGTGTACTGAAGGGGCTCGGCAGGACGGGACAGCACTCTCTGGAAGTCCCGGGGtgtctgctgcacacacacgtaGGCACAGTGCCCCACCTCACCCAGGACACACTGCACACCCTGAGCAACCTCCCCTCTGTCACTCAGGTTACCCTGTCGAAtat AGCAGAGCACCAGGAAGTGTTGGAGGAGTTTAAGGATGGATTCAGAAAGTTTGCAG GTCTTCATGATACTGTGTTGTACTGCTCGCTTCACGACCCTGCGACCCCCTGCCCAACAGGTTACACTACTAACAAG ACGGTGTCAGTGTGGGGCAGCGGTGGGCGGATCGAGCTGACAGTGGCCAAGTTTATGGCTCTCCAGAAGACCGTGCAGCCAGACTGGTACCAGAGCATGGCAGACGGAGAGACGTGGCAGACTAACACCTCCCGCAAAAGGGTTCGAAAGTCGGTGGATCGAACTCTCGCCCACTTGGATGAGTGTCTGCTAGTTCACCAAAAatcacag GAGTTGGAGGGAGTGGAGATGTTTGGGGTGGTGGAGGGAGGAGACATCCTGGAAGAGAGGGTGCGCTCAGCCAGGGAGACAGCCAAGAGGCCGGTGGCAGGATTCTGCCTGGACGGCCTGCAGACGGGCTCCATGGACCAGGCCCTGAGGAGCCAGCTCATCACTGCTGTGACCAAAGAGCTGCCTGAGGACAAACCAAG ACTGCTGCAGGGTGTAGGACAACCTGATGAGGTGCTGGCGTGCGTGGAGGCCGGTGTGGACCTGTTTGAGAGTTTCTTCCCCTTCCAGGTGACGGAGCGAGGCTGCGCTCTTTGCTTCAGCTTCGACATTTCCCTGGACCCGGAGCTCGCAG TGCTAGGGCTGGATGAAGAGAGGGACACGGCGGGAGAGACGCAACAGAATGGAGATTTTAATCTTGAAGATCAAACGCAGATGACATCCTTTGAGATCAATCTCAAAGACAAAAG GTACCAGGACGACTTCAGGCCCCTGGTGGAGGGGTGTGGCTGCTACTGCTGTAAGAACCACCAGAGAGCGTACCTGCACCACCTGCTGGTGACCAATGAGCTGCTGGCTGGAGTCCTGCTCATGATTCACAACACAGCCCACTATCATGCCTTCTTCGGTGCCCTGAGAGAAGCTCTGGCCAATGATAAACTGGACCTTCTAAAGAGACGGATACTTAGGGaaagaggcaggcagacatAA